The Sporomusa termitida genome has a window encoding:
- a CDS encoding helix-turn-helix transcriptional regulator, whose protein sequence is MRTKLIEFRSGRTQAEMGARYGVSQQSWSYWERGVKCPCPFIMKKIADDAGVPMEIIFGDVFNNRKLLK, encoded by the coding sequence GTGAGAACAAAGCTTATCGAATTTCGCAGCGGGCGGACCCAGGCGGAAATGGGGGCCCGGTACGGTGTGTCCCAACAGTCCTGGAGTTATTGGGAGCGCGGCGTCAAGTGCCCTTGCCCGTTTATCATGAAAAAGATTGCCGATGATGCGGGCGTGCCGATGGAGATTATTTTCGGCGATGTGTTTAACAATAGAAAGTTGTTAAAATGA
- a CDS encoding TerC family protein, whose translation MDFLVALAGIMMVNIVLSGDNAVVIAMASRCLPPQQQKMAILWGSAGAIGLRLILTLVAVVLLQIPYVQFAGGFLLVWIAAKLLMEEDKCEDIAAGASFATAIKTIIAADLVMSLDNTLAIAAIAKGDYVLLGLGLAFSIPLIIFGSQIIIKIMDRYPAVIYAGAALIAWTAGEMMVGDAKIGPVIDNILPGWLVPVVITAGVLSIGFWRNKSQKEQRHDRRQTKQADTPN comes from the coding sequence ATGGACTTTTTAGTAGCGCTGGCCGGTATCATGATGGTCAACATCGTGCTTAGCGGCGACAATGCAGTGGTTATTGCCATGGCCAGCCGTTGTTTACCGCCGCAGCAGCAAAAAATGGCTATCCTGTGGGGCAGCGCGGGCGCAATCGGGCTACGGCTTATTTTAACCCTTGTGGCCGTGGTCCTGTTGCAAATACCCTATGTGCAGTTTGCCGGCGGTTTTCTGCTGGTCTGGATTGCCGCCAAATTGCTTATGGAAGAAGACAAGTGCGAAGACATTGCCGCCGGCGCTTCTTTTGCAACGGCGATTAAAACAATCATTGCCGCCGATTTGGTTATGAGTCTTGACAATACCCTGGCGATTGCCGCGATCGCCAAGGGCGATTATGTGCTGCTTGGCTTAGGTCTGGCTTTCAGTATTCCGCTTATTATCTTTGGCAGCCAGATTATTATTAAAATTATGGATAGATATCCGGCGGTTATCTATGCCGGGGCGGCGCTTATAGCGTGGACAGCCGGTGAAATGATGGTTGGCGATGCTAAAATCGGCCCTGTAATTGACAATATTCTTCCGGGCTGGTTAGTGCCGGTTGTCATTACCGCCGGTGTATTGTCCATTGGCTTTTGGCGCAATAAGTCGCAGAAGGAGCAGCGCCATGACCGGCGCCAAACCAAGCAGGCCGACACACCAAACTAA
- a CDS encoding Nramp family divalent metal transporter, translating to MPDTKIVINPRPANPVTPASANDPKEALFSYPEPDKKLLLGWRGLLGFLGPGIILASATVGSGEVFFAPRGAAIFGYSILWCLLLGALSKGFMSYTGTRYIVLTSEHPITRWGRIFPGPKNWFPILLGVLAVLSMPSWVGGVANLLANMMMYLTNGALSVPIWATIYIVGTLAIVASGTYQHVETTQTYIVIAKVITSFVALFAVNPDWGQLLLGLIPNMPTYEPWIATKYPEIASRSIGMEMVAYVGAIGGGTYDYIGYVGLYRNKGWGAMGLPNQKEIEEKLHIIEGQFPLPTSKGEIAKAKTWLKAAQIDTIVSFGTLLLITVVFTALGSAVLHTQQLIPSGMKLLEHQSAFLTVIHPGLVYLYWLAVWCALWGVLSSIYELYPSTVYEAFRPASSWVREKGKTGVAKYVWIYMSLGGLAYNWAGFNVVTIVMVGSILGGALSCGLWCLAQIYAERKVLPPEYRMSSWVVVCVALSGIFLIAMAVFSVLDQFKLV from the coding sequence ATGCCCGACACTAAAATTGTTATTAACCCAAGACCTGCAAATCCTGTGACTCCTGCATCAGCTAATGACCCCAAAGAAGCTTTGTTTAGTTATCCTGAACCTGACAAAAAGCTATTATTAGGCTGGAGAGGGCTATTAGGATTTCTTGGGCCTGGTATTATACTTGCTTCAGCAACTGTCGGCTCCGGTGAAGTATTTTTTGCCCCCCGCGGAGCTGCAATATTTGGTTATAGCATTCTTTGGTGCCTATTATTAGGTGCTCTTTCCAAAGGCTTTATGAGTTACACCGGTACCCGTTATATTGTTTTAACAAGTGAGCATCCCATCACCCGCTGGGGACGTATTTTCCCCGGTCCCAAAAACTGGTTTCCTATCTTACTGGGTGTATTAGCGGTGCTAAGTATGCCTTCCTGGGTTGGCGGAGTAGCTAATTTACTTGCCAATATGATGATGTACCTCACGAACGGGGCATTATCTGTTCCGATATGGGCAACAATCTATATCGTGGGAACTCTTGCCATCGTGGCATCAGGTACCTACCAGCATGTTGAGACAACACAGACCTACATTGTAATTGCCAAAGTGATTACATCATTTGTAGCTCTTTTTGCCGTTAACCCTGACTGGGGTCAACTTCTGCTTGGACTTATTCCCAACATGCCGACTTATGAGCCATGGATAGCCACCAAATACCCAGAAATCGCCAGTCGCAGCATTGGTATGGAAATGGTGGCATATGTGGGTGCCATAGGTGGTGGCACTTATGATTACATAGGTTATGTCGGGTTGTATCGTAACAAAGGCTGGGGCGCAATGGGTTTGCCTAATCAAAAAGAGATTGAAGAGAAGCTCCACATTATTGAGGGCCAGTTCCCCTTGCCTACATCCAAAGGAGAAATTGCCAAAGCCAAAACCTGGCTTAAGGCCGCACAAATTGATACTATTGTCAGTTTTGGTACATTACTCTTAATTACTGTGGTTTTCACAGCTCTCGGTTCAGCAGTGCTGCATACGCAGCAGCTCATACCTTCCGGCATGAAACTGCTTGAACATCAAAGTGCCTTCCTTACGGTTATTCACCCCGGACTTGTTTACCTGTACTGGCTGGCAGTATGGTGTGCATTATGGGGAGTTCTCTCCAGCATTTATGAGCTATACCCGTCAACCGTCTACGAAGCCTTCAGACCCGCCTCCAGCTGGGTACGAGAGAAAGGCAAGACCGGTGTCGCCAAATATGTCTGGATCTATATGAGCCTTGGTGGTTTAGCCTATAATTGGGCAGGTTTCAATGTGGTCACAATTGTAATGGTCGGCTCAATCCTTGGCGGGGCATTATCTTGCGGGCTTTGGTGCTTAGCACAAATTTATGCTGAACGCAAAGTATTGCCGCCTGAATACAGGATGTCTTCCTGGGTTGTAGTTTGTGTAGCATTATCAGGTATCTTCCTAATTGCAATGGCTGTCTTCTCGGTTCTGGATCAATTCAAGTTAGTTTAA
- the panB gene encoding 3-methyl-2-oxobutanoate hydroxymethyltransferase, with protein sequence MAKKTILDFQSMVSKGEKIVYLTAYDYLTAKMQEKAGVDMILVGDSLGMVSLGYDTTLPVTMADMIRHCQAVRRGAPQTFIIGDMPYMSYQAADVAAIENAGRFIKEAAADCVKLEGGGPRILNRIRAISEAGILVMGHIGLTPQFMGQIGGYKAQGKTAQAAMSLIRQAKLIEEAGACSILVEGVPTAVGKAIADRAAIPILGIGAGSFTHGQLLIYADMVGLYDNFTPKFVKKYAKVGEILTTAFQEYTLEVRAGKFPVDTEHTYTMEAQEIAELDKLLAQ encoded by the coding sequence ATGGCTAAAAAAACGATTTTGGATTTTCAAAGCATGGTCAGCAAAGGCGAAAAAATTGTTTATCTGACCGCTTACGATTATCTCACGGCCAAGATGCAGGAAAAAGCAGGCGTGGACATGATTCTGGTCGGGGATTCCCTGGGGATGGTTTCCCTGGGCTATGATACCACTTTGCCGGTAACCATGGCGGATATGATCCGTCATTGCCAGGCTGTCCGCCGGGGCGCTCCCCAGACGTTCATTATCGGCGATATGCCCTACATGTCTTATCAGGCTGCCGATGTTGCCGCTATTGAAAATGCGGGCCGGTTTATCAAGGAGGCCGCCGCGGATTGCGTTAAGCTGGAAGGCGGCGGCCCCAGGATTTTAAACCGCATCCGGGCGATAAGCGAGGCCGGGATACTTGTCATGGGGCATATCGGGCTTACGCCGCAATTCATGGGCCAGATCGGCGGCTATAAAGCCCAGGGAAAAACGGCGCAGGCGGCAATGAGCCTCATCCGCCAGGCTAAGCTGATTGAAGAGGCGGGCGCCTGCAGTATTTTAGTGGAAGGGGTGCCCACCGCTGTTGGCAAAGCAATTGCTGACAGGGCGGCTATTCCCATCCTCGGCATCGGCGCCGGCTCGTTTACCCACGGGCAACTGCTTATATACGCCGATATGGTCGGCCTTTATGACAACTTTACCCCTAAATTCGTTAAGAAATACGCCAAGGTGGGTGAGATCCTGACCACTGCTTTCCAAGAGTACACACTGGAGGTACGGGCCGGAAAATTCCCGGTCGATACTGAGCATACCTATACGATGGAGGCGCAGGAAATTGCCGAACTGGATAAGCTGTTAGCTCAGTAA
- a CDS encoding LexA family protein has product MLAAIIKAERTKKGLTQEELSKIVGVTQQAVAKWEAGKAMPDTALIPTLAALFDIPLSRLFGVEETGKLPAIPLNADDQPAFYRVPVIGRIPAGCPVLALESFESYEDIPGSWLSNHPEEFFILRVVGDSMEGARIFDGDKALIRKQSCFDNGQICAVGIAGDEEEYATLKYVYDLDEQFVELVPDNPKYRRKKVARGKVRIYGLLTMTYRQHN; this is encoded by the coding sequence ATGTTGGCGGCAATTATTAAAGCAGAACGCACAAAAAAAGGACTTACGCAGGAGGAACTCAGTAAAATTGTCGGCGTTACCCAGCAGGCCGTCGCTAAATGGGAAGCAGGCAAGGCCATGCCGGATACGGCCCTGATCCCCACGCTGGCGGCTCTTTTCGATATCCCCCTCAGCCGTTTATTCGGGGTCGAGGAGACCGGGAAACTACCGGCCATCCCCCTTAACGCCGATGACCAGCCGGCCTTTTACCGCGTGCCGGTCATTGGCCGCATCCCGGCAGGTTGTCCGGTGCTGGCCCTGGAGAGTTTCGAAAGCTACGAGGATATTCCCGGCTCCTGGTTGAGCAACCACCCGGAGGAATTTTTCATTTTGCGTGTGGTCGGCGACAGCATGGAGGGCGCCAGAATTTTTGACGGCGATAAAGCCCTCATCCGCAAGCAAAGCTGTTTTGACAATGGTCAGATTTGCGCGGTCGGCATTGCCGGCGATGAAGAGGAATACGCAACCCTGAAATACGTGTATGATCTTGATGAGCAGTTTGTGGAGCTGGTGCCTGACAACCCTAAGTACAGGCGCAAAAAGGTCGCCCGCGGCAAGGTCCGCATCTACGGCTTGCTGACAATGACCTACCGGCAGCATAATTAA
- a CDS encoding helix-turn-helix domain-containing protein, giving the protein MYVIFFSDRLKTLRNKHKINQTVLANLLNVSQRQISYYENGKDTPPLPALITLADYFGVSLDYLVGRSDEAQSNRK; this is encoded by the coding sequence TTGTATGTAATATTTTTTTCAGACCGGCTGAAAACTCTGCGCAATAAGCATAAAATCAATCAAACGGTCTTAGCTAATCTATTAAACGTCAGTCAACGGCAGATCTCATACTATGAAAATGGTAAGGATACCCCGCCGCTGCCAGCTCTTATCACGCTAGCCGACTATTTTGGCGTCTCGCTTGATTATTTAGTGGGCAGGTCAGATGAAGCGCAAAGCAATCGGAAATAA